CCAACGCGTGCCTGGACCTGCTGGCGAAGGTACGGCCGGAGCCGGCCACCGGCGGCGAGGTGCCGTGGCTGCAGCCGTACCCGGACCGGCTGCTCGACGAGCTGCCCGCCGACGACGCGGACGAGCCGGAGACGGTGGCCGTCGCGCGGGAGACGATCGAGCTGGCGTACCTGGTCGCGGTCCAGCACCTCGCGCCCCGCCCGCGGGCCGTGCTGATCCTGCGGGACGTGCTCGGCTGGCCCGCGAAGGACGTCGCGGAGCTGCTCGGCGACTCCGTCAACTCGGTCAACAGCGCGCTGCAGCGGGCCCGCGCCGGCATGCGGGAGCACCTGCCGGCCGAGCGGCAGGACTGGGCCGGCGGCAGCGGCGACGCCGGCACACGTGACCTGGTGCGCCGCTTCACCGACGCCAGCGTGGCCACGGACGTGCCGGCGCTCGCGGCGATGCTGCGCGCCGACGTCCGGTTCGCCATGCCGCCCACGCCGGGCCTGCACCTCGGCCGGGACGCGGTGGTGGCCGACTGGCTCCGGGACGGCTTCGCGGAGATGACCGGCCTGCGCGGTCTGCCCACGGCCGTGAACCGCCAGCCCGCGGTCGCGTTCTACCACCGCCGCGAGCCGGGTGGCGCGTACCTGCCGCTGACGCTCGACGTCCTGCGGATCACCGGCGGGGCGATCACCGAACTGACCACGTTCCACGCCGACCGGTTCGCGGGGCTCGGCCTGCCGGAGCGCCTTCCGGCGGACGGGGCGGAGTAGTCCCGGTGCGGACCCTGACGCTGCGCGGCGGCGCACGGGTCCCGGTGACCGCGGCGGAGTGGTCCGACGCGTTCGGCGTCGTCGTCCGCGGCCGGGTGCGGCTGGAGCTGCGCGACGGCACGCCCGGACCGGTCCTCGGCCGCGACGCCGGCTTCTGGCTGCGCGGCACCGGCGTCCGCGCGCTGCACAACCCCGGCCGCCGCACCGCCCACCTGCGCATCCACTCGCACCGGCCCAGCTCCCGGAGGAACGACATGATCAGTACCGACGACACCCGGACCCGCGCCGGCCGCTCTCCCGGCCTCGCGGTCACCGGCCTCGTGGCCACGGTCGCCGCGGTCGCGGCCACCACGGTCGCCGCCGCGCTGGCCCGGACGGCCGGCGTCGACTTCGCGGTCTCCGGCACCGGGGAGACGATCCCGCTGTCCGGCTTCGCGGTGGTGACCGGCTTCTTCTCGCTGGTCGGCGTCGCCGTCGCCGCGGCCTTCCGGCGGTGGAGCGACCGCCCCGCCCACCGCTTCGTCCGCACCACGACGCTGCTGACCGCGCTCTCGCTGGTGCCGCCGTTGCTCACCGGAGCGGCCCCCGCCACCGTCGCGGCCCTGGTGGTCCTGCATCTCATCCCGGCGGCCGTGCTGATCCCCGCCCTCGCGCGCCACCTCCGGCGGTCCTCGCCCACCACCGCCGGCACCCGCACGCGGGCTCCGGCGGTCTGACGGCGCACGAGCGGCACCGGCCCGGACGACGAGTGACACCGGTCCGGCGGCGGGCGACCCGCCGCCGGACCGGTGCCGTCAGCGCGTCGCGGCCGGGGCCGACGTCGTCACCGACCACAGGATCGCGCCGGCGACCTGCGGGTACAGGCCCTTCGGGTGGGCCCGGAACAGCGGTTCCGTGCCGAACAGGACGGCGGCGGTGCCGGAGGCCGAGACGCCGGAGACGATCGAGGCCTGGCCGGCCGCGTCGGCGGGGCCGGCGGTGCCGTCGTCGTGGGCGCGCCAGTGCCCGGCGACCAGCGGTGTCGCCGCGTACCGCTGCTCCGCCACCACGCCCGCGCCGAGCCCGGTGAACCACAGCGGCGAGTAGACGAACGAGTGCGGCAACGCGGTCGCACCGATCGGGCCGGGGCCGTTGACCACGGACACGACGCCGTTCGCGTCCGCGCGGCCGATGACCGCGGTGACCGGGAGCAGCCCGGCGTCGGCGTTGAACCGGGCGCCGGTGGGACCGCGGGTGATCACGGCGCGGACCTTGGAGACCGCGGTGCGGGCGGCGGCGCCGAGGGACGACCAGGACAGGCCGGACGAGACGTACAGCACGGAGACGCCGTCCAGCGACGCGCCCGCGTTCAGCGCCGAGGTCGAGACCGGCCGGACCTCGAAGCCGAGGTCCCGCAGCACCAGCAGTTCGTCCGCGGCCGCGGCGGCCGCGATCACCGGCCGGGTGAGCGGCACCCCGGCGGCGCCGCGCGGGGCGGCGGTGAACCGGACCCCGTAGGTGCCGGCGACCGCGGCGGCCTCCCGGCGGGGCACCACGACGGTGCCGTCCGGCAGCCGGCGGACCGGGACCCCGCGGTCCAGGAGCGCGTTGAGCGCGCGGATGTCGGCCGCGTCCGCGAGCGTGAGCAGCACGTCACCGCGGCCGGGCGGCACCGCACCGGTGGGGGCCGCGACGGTGACCGGGCGCAGGCCGCCCGGGAGCGCGCCGCGCTGGACGATCGAGACCGGGGCTCCCCAGAGCAGCCGGTGCGACCAGCCGGAGATGTCGTACATCTGCGGTACCAGCGCGGAGATGTCCCGGCCGGCCTCCAGCATCGCGTTCGCCAGGCCGCGCTTGGGCTGGTGCATGTCCACGACGTAGGTGCCCGCGGGGTAGGAACGCCCGGACAGGGTGAAGCCCCGGGACGCCCGGCCGACCCGGATGTCGTGCGCCACCAGATGGTCCACCAGGCGGGCGGCGGCGGGGGACCCGGCCGGGATCACGTAGGCGCGCGGGAACTCCGTCTTGTAGCGGTCCTCCGGGCCGTAGCCGGGCACGGCGCCGTCCGGGAGGTCACGCAGCGGCTCGCCGGCCCAGCCGCGGCGGAACTGCTCGATCTGGCCGGCGATCAACGACGCCCGGTTCGCGTCGGTGTAGGCGATCGCGCCCCGGATGGTCGCCTCCACCACCGCGGTGTTGCGGGCCGCGCGGCGCTGCAGCTCCGCGACCGGCAGCGTGTCGTACTCCGCGTTGTTGACCCGCAGCGGGATCTCCACGGTGTGCCCGATCGCGCCGTGGTACATCGCGTACATCGGGGTGAAGATCGGCGGCCAGTCGTCCCAGTCGCCGGGCGCGAAGTCGCGGAACGGGATGTCGACCGCCTCACCGAGCGCGTTGACCTGGCGTTCCATGCCGAGCGCGTTGTTGTAGGCGTGCGGCAGGTAGAGGTCGTACTCGTAGTTCTGCCCGTGCGGCGGTGTGCACGGCTCGATCAGCGTGGTGCCGGTGTAGCCGTGCTCGTCCAGCATGACCAGCGGCTGCGCGTCGATCGCGACCGAGCGCACGGCCCGCGACTCCGGCTGCGACGAGGTGACGTGGTCCCGGTTGACGTCGAAGCCGGCGCCGTTCGCCCGGGTCCCCGCGACCCGGCCGTCCGGGTTGTTGGTGACGGTGAGGTAGATCCGGGTGCGGCGCAGCATCGCGGCGGTGGCGGCGTCGGTCGCGGTGGCGAGCTGCTCGATCAGGCGCAGCGAGCCGTCCGTACCCTCCCACTCGTTGCCGTGGATGTTCGCGTTGATCCAGATCGGGGCCTTGTAGTCGCGCCGCAGCGATCGGTCGCGTGCGGCCCGGACCGGGTCGTCCTCGATCAGCCGCCGCCACCCGGACTGCCGGCGCGTCTCGGCCGCGCTCTCCGGCGCGGTCACGGTGACCAGGTAGAGATCGCGGCCGAGCACGGACTGCCCGATCACCTCGACGGAGACGCGGTCGCTCGCGGCCTGCAGCGCGTTCAGCCGCGGCGCGATCCCGTGGTACGGCACCAGCCCCAGCTTGATCGACTTGTCCGCCGGGTTCTCCGGGGGGACGCGCAGCCGGGTCTGCCGCGGGTAGCCGCCGTCGCGCCGCTCGGCGGACCAGGTGCCGGCGGCGGTCAGGGCCGCGACCGGCGAGTCGGTGGCCGCGACCTCGTTCCGCTCCGGTCCGTTGCCGAAGTCGCGGGTGACCGGGTCCGGCGGGGCGGCGACCGCCGCCGATGGAAGCACGGTGACACCGAGACCCGCGATCAGCAGCCCGGTGAGGATCTTGCCTGGTGAGCGCACGAAGCACCTCCACGATGGATGTGCTCAAGATCCTGGCCGGGGGACAGAGATCGAATCAATACGTATCGCTGTCACATGCGTGTTAAAGCTGGTGCAGCGCCTTCGCCAGGGGAGCCAGCTCGGGCATCCGGGCGGCCTCGTCGAGCGCCTGCGCGAGCACCTCGTCGTGCGTGGGCCGCGCCTTCGCCAACAGCTCGCGCCCCTCCAGCGTCAGCTCCGAGTAGATCCCGCGGCGGTCGTCCTGACAGAGGTAGCGCCCCAGCAGCCCGCGGTCCTCCAGCCGGTTGACCAGCCGGGTCGCCGCGCTCGACGACAGCGCGGCCGCCCGGGCCAGCTGCGACATCCGCATGTGGAAGCCGTCCTGCCGGGACAGCGCTTCCAGCACCGTGAACTCGACCACGGACAGGCCGTGCCCGGACGACAGCGCACGCTCCAGCGCCGCGTCGATCAGCCCGTGCAGCGCGGCGAGCGTTCGCCACCCCTGCGCCCGGACCTGCACCGCGTCATCCGCGATTCCCATGGCCGACAGCCTAACAGGCGCAAGCCCATACCCGGCGTGTGCAAATAATCGACGAGACCCGGAAACCCTGTTTCCCGCTTCCGGCGTGGTGGCGCCGGGCGTGCTCCCGCGGGCACCGGTCGTCGCCGGGGCTCCTCCCTGCCGGTCGCGCCGTGGTCACCACGAGAACCCGCGGGTCAGTCGCTGTCGACCGTGATGCCCATGGCCGCGGCCAGGACGTAGGAGAGGGCGAGCAGGTCGCTCTCGTGCACCACGGCGCCGCGGAGCTGCGCGGGGCTCCCGACGCCGGCCAGGGAGCAGCCGCGGAACCGGGTGCCGGCCAGGTCGGCCTGGTGGAGCTGGACGCCGGTCAGGTCGCAGCGGGTGAAGCGGGCGCCGCGCAGGTCGGCGCCGGTGAAGTCGGCGCCGGTCAGGTTGCAGCCGACGAAGTGCACCGCCTCGAAGCGGGTGAACCGCCAGCCGGACAGATCCAGCCGGCACTCCTCCGCGCGCACGTCGCGCAGCGTCCCGTCGGTGATCGTGAGCCCGGTCATCCGGGAGTCGCGCAGCTCGACCCGGGTGAGCGCGCCGCCGTCGCTGGTCAGGTTCGCCCAGTTCGAGTTCTGCACCAGGCAGTCGGTCAGCGCCAGCTGGTCCAGGCGCGCGCCGGAGAGGTCGGCCGCGCGGAACCGGCACTGGGTGAACCGCAGCGCCTCGGCCTCCCGCCCGGACAGGTCGACGTCGTAGTAGGCGAGTCGCGCGTACGAGCCCTCCGGTTCCGGGTCGCCCGGGGCGATCTCCACACCGGACGGCGGCTTCGGTGGCTTCGGGTCGGCGGAGACGACGGCGCGGCGGCGGGACGGAGGCACCCCGACACCCTATGGAGGACGCGCACCGCCGGTCCGACGCGCCCCTCTCGCCGTACCCTCGAATGGGTTTTATGGTTCTGGGGTGGATTCCTTCGTGACACCCGACCGGGTGATGTCGGTGCTCGCGGCCGAGGAACGGGCCTGGTCCGACATCGGCGTCGTGCAGGTTCTGGGCCTCGTCGCGGGCATATTGTTCCTGGTCCTGGCCATCCGGGCGATGTTCGGCGGCGGGAAGCGATAGCCGTTCGGCCGTCATGCCCTGCAATTTGCACTCCGGGTACCGTGGCGACCTGCACAGAGACGGAGAGTCACCGACCTGGGGCGGAACTGTGGATGTCGAACTGTCGCAGCACCATCTCGCCGCCGGGCTGGCCCGGGTGGCGGTCGCGGTCCGGGCCGCCGGCGACGACCCGTCGGCGGCCGAGCGCACGCTCGCGCAGCAGCAGGTGCTGCTCGTGCTGCGGCGGCGGGACACGAGCTGCCCGCTGAGCGAGCTGTCCAAGGACCTGAGCATGACCACGAAGGCGCTGCTCGCGGCCGTGGAGACGCTGGTCTCGGAGGGGCTGGTCACGATGGGGCCGGCGCCGTCGTTCTCGCCCGGTGAGATGCGGCTGTCGCTGACCGAGGCCGGGCGCGCCGAGCCGGTCGAGCCGATGAACTGGGCCGCGGACCTGCTCAAGGGCCTGCACGACCTGGACGCGCTGCGCCGCCAGCACCTGCTCGACGTGGTCACCACGACGATCCGGTCGATGCAGGCGGCCGACCAGATCCCGATCACGAAGATGTGCGTGACCTGCCGGTTCTTCGAGTCGTACGCGTACCCGGGCAGTGGTCAGCCGCACCACTGCTGGCTGGTCGGCAGTCCGTTCGGCCACCTGGACCTGCGGCTGCGCTGCCCGGAGGCGAAACCCGGCGAGGCCATGCACGTGATGCTCGCGCCGCGCGACGACGATTGAGCTGCCGTTTCGCGGGTACGACAGGCCGTATGAAGGTGGGTTACTTCCTGTCCAGCGAGGAGTTCACGCCGGCCGAGCTGCTGGAGCAGGCGCGCGGCGCCGAGCAGGCCGGGTTCGAGGCACTCTGGATCTCCGACCACTACCATCCCTGGGTCGACGCGCAGGGCCAGAGCCCGTTCGTCTGGTCCATGATCGGCGCGCTCAGCCAGGTCACCACGCTGCCGATCACCACGGCCGTGACCTGCCCGACCGTGCGCATCCACCCGGCCGTGCTGGCGCAGGCCGCGGCCACCTCCGCGGTGCTGCACAACGGGCGGTTCGTGCTCGGCGTCGGCTCCGGCGAGGCGCTCAACGAGCACATCCTCGGCGACGCGTGGCCGAACGCGGACACCCGGCTGGAGATGCTCGAGGAGGCCGTGGAGGTGATGCGCGCGCTGTGGGCGAACCCGGACTCGTTCGTCGACCACCGGGGCAAGCACTACCGGGTGGAGAACGCGCGGATCTACACGATGCCGGAGAAGCCGCCGGCGGTCTACGTGTCCGGGTTCGGGCCGAAGGCGGTGGACCTGGCCGCGCGGATCGGCGACGGCTACGTCAGCACGATGCCGGACGGCGACCTGGTGCGCCGCTTCCGGGAGAACGGCGGCGGCGACAAGCCCGCGCAGGGCGGCTTCAAGGCCTGCTTCGCGCCGACCGAGGACGAGGCGGTGGAGATCGCCTACCGGCGCTGGCCGAACGCGGGCGTGCCGGGCGAGCTGTCCCAGGTGCTGCCGTCCCCGAGGCACTTCGAGCAGGCGTCGCAGCTGGTGCCGAAGGAGAAGATGCGCGAGGCACACGTCTGCGGCAGCGACCCGGACGCGCACCTGGAGCAGATCGCGCAGTACGCGAAGGCCGGCTTCGACGAGGTCTACGTCTCCAACATCGGCCCGAACTGGGCCGGCTTCTTCGACCTCTACCGGTCGTCGGTGTTCCCGGCGCTGAAGCGCTGACGCACGCACGTCACCCGCTCCCGCCCGCACGATCGAGGCGTCCCGCCCGCCGTTCCGCACGGCCGGCGGGACGCCTCGGTCATGGATGCCGGCGCCTACCCGGCGACCAGGTCCTGATAGTCCGGGTGACGCTCGATGTAGGACTTGATGAACGCGCACCGCGGGACCACCGTGGCGCCGCGCTCCCGGGCCGCGTCGAGCGCGGCGGCCGCCAGCGTCGACCCGAGGCCCTGCCCCTCGTGGCCGGGATCGACCTCGGTGTGCGTGAAGATCAGCGCGTCGTCGCGCACCCGGTAGGCCGCGAACCCGGCGACCGTGCCGTCGACGACGATCTCGAACCGGCTCTCCGCCGCGTTGTCCCGCACCTCGGTGCTCATCGCTGACTCCCCTCGATCGACTTCCGCAAGCCTAGCCAGGCCGGCACGGCGCTAG
This genomic window from Catenuloplanes niger contains:
- a CDS encoding RNA polymerase subunit sigma-70, whose product is MSETMRRDVDEPAFSGLAERHRRELHVHCYRMLGSFEDAEDTVQETFLRAWRRRETFEGRSTFRAWLYRIATNACLDLLAKVRPEPATGGEVPWLQPYPDRLLDELPADDADEPETVAVARETIELAYLVAVQHLAPRPRAVLILRDVLGWPAKDVAELLGDSVNSVNSALQRARAGMREHLPAERQDWAGGSGDAGTRDLVRRFTDASVATDVPALAAMLRADVRFAMPPTPGLHLGRDAVVADWLRDGFAEMTGLRGLPTAVNRQPAVAFYHRREPGGAYLPLTLDVLRITGGAITELTTFHADRFAGLGLPERLPADGAE
- a CDS encoding DUF6069 family protein, whose translation is MRTLTLRGGARVPVTAAEWSDAFGVVVRGRVRLELRDGTPGPVLGRDAGFWLRGTGVRALHNPGRRTAHLRIHSHRPSSRRNDMISTDDTRTRAGRSPGLAVTGLVATVAAVAATTVAAALARTAGVDFAVSGTGETIPLSGFAVVTGFFSLVGVAVAAAFRRWSDRPAHRFVRTTTLLTALSLVPPLLTGAAPATVAALVVLHLIPAAVLIPALARHLRRSSPTTAGTRTRAPAV
- a CDS encoding M14 family zinc carboxypeptidase; the protein is MRSPGKILTGLLIAGLGVTVLPSAAVAAPPDPVTRDFGNGPERNEVAATDSPVAALTAAGTWSAERRDGGYPRQTRLRVPPENPADKSIKLGLVPYHGIAPRLNALQAASDRVSVEVIGQSVLGRDLYLVTVTAPESAAETRRQSGWRRLIEDDPVRAARDRSLRRDYKAPIWINANIHGNEWEGTDGSLRLIEQLATATDAATAAMLRRTRIYLTVTNNPDGRVAGTRANGAGFDVNRDHVTSSQPESRAVRSVAIDAQPLVMLDEHGYTGTTLIEPCTPPHGQNYEYDLYLPHAYNNALGMERQVNALGEAVDIPFRDFAPGDWDDWPPIFTPMYAMYHGAIGHTVEIPLRVNNAEYDTLPVAELQRRAARNTAVVEATIRGAIAYTDANRASLIAGQIEQFRRGWAGEPLRDLPDGAVPGYGPEDRYKTEFPRAYVIPAGSPAAARLVDHLVAHDIRVGRASRGFTLSGRSYPAGTYVVDMHQPKRGLANAMLEAGRDISALVPQMYDISGWSHRLLWGAPVSIVQRGALPGGLRPVTVAAPTGAVPPGRGDVLLTLADAADIRALNALLDRGVPVRRLPDGTVVVPRREAAAVAGTYGVRFTAAPRGAAGVPLTRPVIAAAAAADELLVLRDLGFEVRPVSTSALNAGASLDGVSVLYVSSGLSWSSLGAAARTAVSKVRAVITRGPTGARFNADAGLLPVTAVIGRADANGVVSVVNGPGPIGATALPHSFVYSPLWFTGLGAGVVAEQRYAATPLVAGHWRAHDDGTAGPADAAGQASIVSGVSASGTAAVLFGTEPLFRAHPKGLYPQVAGAILWSVTTSAPAATR
- a CDS encoding MarR family winged helix-turn-helix transcriptional regulator, coding for MGIADDAVQVRAQGWRTLAALHGLIDAALERALSSGHGLSVVEFTVLEALSRQDGFHMRMSQLARAAALSSSAATRLVNRLEDRGLLGRYLCQDDRRGIYSELTLEGRELLAKARPTHDEVLAQALDEAARMPELAPLAKALHQL
- a CDS encoding pentapeptide repeat-containing protein; translation: MPPSRRRAVVSADPKPPKPPSGVEIAPGDPEPEGSYARLAYYDVDLSGREAEALRFTQCRFRAADLSGARLDQLALTDCLVQNSNWANLTSDGGALTRVELRDSRMTGLTITDGTLRDVRAEECRLDLSGWRFTRFEAVHFVGCNLTGADFTGADLRGARFTRCDLTGVQLHQADLAGTRFRGCSLAGVGSPAQLRGAVVHESDLLALSYVLAAAMGITVDSD
- a CDS encoding MarR family winged helix-turn-helix transcriptional regulator, with amino-acid sequence MDVELSQHHLAAGLARVAVAVRAAGDDPSAAERTLAQQQVLLVLRRRDTSCPLSELSKDLSMTTKALLAAVETLVSEGLVTMGPAPSFSPGEMRLSLTEAGRAEPVEPMNWAADLLKGLHDLDALRRQHLLDVVTTTIRSMQAADQIPITKMCVTCRFFESYAYPGSGQPHHCWLVGSPFGHLDLRLRCPEAKPGEAMHVMLAPRDDD
- a CDS encoding TIGR03557 family F420-dependent LLM class oxidoreductase → MKVGYFLSSEEFTPAELLEQARGAEQAGFEALWISDHYHPWVDAQGQSPFVWSMIGALSQVTTLPITTAVTCPTVRIHPAVLAQAAATSAVLHNGRFVLGVGSGEALNEHILGDAWPNADTRLEMLEEAVEVMRALWANPDSFVDHRGKHYRVENARIYTMPEKPPAVYVSGFGPKAVDLAARIGDGYVSTMPDGDLVRRFRENGGGDKPAQGGFKACFAPTEDEAVEIAYRRWPNAGVPGELSQVLPSPRHFEQASQLVPKEKMREAHVCGSDPDAHLEQIAQYAKAGFDEVYVSNIGPNWAGFFDLYRSSVFPALKR
- a CDS encoding GNAT family N-acetyltransferase, which encodes MSTEVRDNAAESRFEIVVDGTVAGFAAYRVRDDALIFTHTEVDPGHEGQGLGSTLAAAALDAARERGATVVPRCAFIKSYIERHPDYQDLVAG